One genomic segment of Nonomuraea coxensis DSM 45129 includes these proteins:
- the proC gene encoding pyrroline-5-carboxylate reductase, producing MIAILGTGKMGEALLSGLLRAGFKPDDVLATTRRPERAQALRETYGVRTVTNAEAAKAADTLILAVKPQDMATLLAEIAPYVPADRLVISAAAGITTAFVEQRLGVDVPVVRVMSNTPIRFDEAMSVISAGAHAGEEHLRLTENLLKPVGKVLRIPESQQDAATALSGSGPAYFFYLVEAMVDAGILLGMPRAAALDMVTQSIVGAAVMLRDSGEHPVILREAVTSPGGTTIAAIAELERHSVRAAFLAAIEAARDRGRELASG from the coding sequence ATGATTGCGATTCTGGGCACGGGCAAGATGGGCGAGGCCCTGCTGTCCGGGCTGCTGCGGGCCGGGTTCAAGCCGGACGACGTCCTCGCGACCACCCGCAGGCCCGAGCGGGCGCAGGCGCTGCGCGAGACCTACGGCGTGCGCACCGTCACCAACGCCGAGGCGGCGAAGGCGGCCGACACGCTGATCCTGGCCGTCAAGCCGCAGGACATGGCCACGCTCCTGGCCGAGATCGCCCCCTACGTCCCGGCCGACCGTCTGGTGATCTCGGCCGCGGCCGGCATCACGACGGCGTTCGTGGAGCAGCGGCTCGGGGTGGACGTGCCGGTCGTGCGGGTGATGTCCAACACGCCGATCAGGTTCGACGAGGCGATGAGCGTCATCTCGGCCGGGGCGCACGCGGGCGAGGAGCACCTCCGGCTGACGGAGAACCTGCTGAAGCCGGTCGGCAAGGTGCTGCGCATCCCCGAGTCGCAGCAGGACGCGGCGACCGCGCTCTCCGGCAGCGGACCCGCCTACTTCTTCTACCTGGTCGAGGCCATGGTGGACGCGGGCATCCTGCTGGGCATGCCGCGCGCCGCCGCGCTCGACATGGTGACGCAGTCGATCGTCGGCGCGGCCGTGATGCTGCGCGACTCGGGCGAGCACCCGGTGATCCTGCGCGAGGCGGTCACCTCGCCGGGCGGCACCACGATCGCGGCCATCGCCGAGCTGGAGCGGCACAGCGTGCGGGCGGCGTTCCTGGCCGCGATCGAGGCCGCCAGGGACCGCGGGCGGGAGCTCGCGAGCGGCTGA
- a CDS encoding ABC transporter permease subunit: MIDIIRSEWTKIRSVRSTVWTLAATAVMMIGFSALLSASVAHSADGPVDVPHALALGLAGTMFGSLSIAALGVLVISGEYRTGGIRTSLMAVPRRLHLLAGKAVVFTVTAIVVCTLAAAGALAVGLAITRPAGLTAGDVVRAAGGAGLYLTACGLFGLALGTLVRHSAGALVAAIALILVLPAVVTQLPGAWGRAVAEHFTTNAGQLIMAGGGGGGSLSPWGGFGVYLAWIAVTAVAGCVLMRRRDA, from the coding sequence ATGATCGACATCATCAGGTCGGAATGGACCAAGATCCGCTCGGTCCGCTCGACGGTCTGGACGCTGGCCGCCACCGCCGTGATGATGATCGGCTTCAGCGCGCTGCTCTCCGCCTCGGTCGCGCACAGCGCCGACGGGCCCGTCGACGTGCCGCACGCGCTCGCGCTGGGCCTGGCGGGCACGATGTTCGGCTCGCTGTCCATCGCCGCGCTGGGCGTCCTGGTGATCTCCGGCGAGTACCGCACCGGCGGCATCCGCACCTCGCTCATGGCCGTGCCCCGGCGTCTCCACCTGCTCGCCGGCAAGGCCGTGGTCTTCACCGTGACCGCGATCGTCGTCTGCACCCTCGCCGCGGCAGGGGCGCTCGCCGTCGGCCTGGCGATCACGCGGCCGGCCGGGCTCACGGCGGGCGACGTCGTACGGGCCGCCGGCGGCGCGGGGCTCTACCTGACCGCGTGCGGGCTGTTCGGGCTGGCGCTCGGCACGCTCGTCCGGCACTCGGCGGGCGCGCTCGTGGCGGCCATCGCGCTGATCCTGGTGCTCCCCGCGGTCGTCACGCAGCTGCCCGGCGCGTGGGGCAGGGCCGTCGCGGAGCACTTCACCACCAACGCGGGCCAGCTCATCATGGCCGGCGGCGGAGGCGGCGGCTCGCTGAGCCCGTGGGGCGGGTTCGGCGTCTACCTGGCCTGGATCGCCGTGACCGCGGTCGCGGGCTGCGTCCTCATGCGGCGCCGCGACGCCTGA
- a CDS encoding ABC transporter ATP-binding protein, with protein sequence MTAIRATNLSKRYGATVAVADLSFDVEPGRVTGFLGPNGAGKSTTMRMILGLDRPSGGSVLVDGRPYQELRHPLRKVGALLDAKAVHGGRSARDHLLAIAQSNGLPASRVGQVLETVGLREVARRRVGGFSLGMAQRLGIAAALLGDPEILLFDEPVNGLDPDGILWIRTLMRDLAAEGRAVFVSSHLMSEMAQTADHLVVIGKGRLIADTSVEEFIARSSQGYVRVRSPRLAEVADLIGTGERHPDHLRVTTMSTLEIGTLTARAGIPLEELTHVRPSLEAAYMELTKDSLEFTS encoded by the coding sequence ATGACAGCCATTCGGGCAACGAACCTGAGCAAACGCTACGGCGCCACCGTCGCGGTGGCGGACCTGTCGTTCGACGTCGAGCCCGGCCGGGTGACGGGCTTCCTCGGGCCCAACGGGGCCGGCAAGTCCACCACCATGCGGATGATCCTCGGGCTCGACCGGCCGTCAGGCGGCTCCGTGCTGGTGGACGGGCGGCCGTACCAGGAGCTGCGGCATCCGCTGCGCAAGGTGGGCGCGCTGCTCGACGCCAAGGCCGTGCACGGCGGGCGGAGCGCCCGTGACCACCTGCTGGCGATCGCCCAGAGCAACGGGCTGCCCGCGAGCCGGGTCGGGCAGGTGCTGGAGACCGTGGGACTGCGCGAGGTCGCGAGGCGCCGCGTCGGCGGCTTCTCGCTGGGCATGGCGCAGCGGCTCGGCATCGCCGCGGCGCTGCTCGGCGACCCGGAGATCCTGCTGTTCGACGAGCCCGTCAACGGGCTCGACCCGGACGGCATCCTGTGGATCCGCACGCTCATGCGCGACCTCGCCGCCGAGGGCCGCGCGGTCTTCGTCTCCAGCCACCTCATGAGCGAGATGGCCCAGACCGCCGACCACCTCGTCGTGATCGGCAAGGGGCGGCTCATCGCCGACACGAGCGTCGAGGAGTTCATCGCGCGCAGCTCGCAAGGGTACGTACGGGTGCGCTCCCCCCGCCTGGCCGAGGTCGCCGACCTGATCGGGACCGGCGAGCGGCATCCCGACCACCTGCGGGTGACCACGATGAGCACCCTGGAGATCGGCACCCTCACGGCGCGGGCCGGCATCCCGCTGGAGGAGCTGACGCACGTGCGGCCCTCGCTCGAAGCCGCCTACATGGAGCTGACCAAGGACAGTCTGGAGTTCACGTCATGA
- a CDS encoding response regulator: MIRVLLADDHELVRTGFRLMLDAQPDLSVVGEAGDGAAAVDLARRLRPDVVLMDLHMPDLDGVRATELITAELPGVRVLALSTFDLDENVVAALRAGAGGFLPKDVSPEELIEGVRVVHRGESAVAPRLLTRLIGAFVRASRTPPAPAGAAGLAGLTEREREVLVLIARGRSNAEIAAGLAVSPSTVKNHVTSLFAKLGVRDRAQAVIVAYEAGLVRPGE; encoded by the coding sequence GTGATCCGCGTGCTGCTCGCCGACGACCACGAGCTGGTCCGCACGGGCTTCAGGCTCATGCTCGACGCCCAGCCCGACCTGTCCGTGGTGGGCGAGGCCGGCGACGGCGCGGCGGCGGTGGACCTCGCCCGGCGGCTGCGGCCGGACGTCGTGCTCATGGACCTCCACATGCCCGACCTGGACGGGGTGCGCGCGACCGAGCTGATCACGGCCGAGCTGCCGGGGGTGCGGGTGCTCGCGCTGAGCACGTTCGACCTGGACGAGAACGTGGTCGCGGCGCTGCGCGCGGGCGCGGGCGGCTTCCTGCCGAAGGACGTCTCCCCCGAGGAGCTGATCGAGGGCGTGCGCGTGGTGCACCGGGGCGAGTCGGCGGTCGCGCCGCGCCTGCTGACCCGGCTGATCGGCGCGTTCGTCCGCGCCTCGCGGACCCCGCCCGCGCCCGCGGGAGCCGCGGGGCTCGCGGGGCTGACCGAGCGGGAGCGGGAGGTCCTCGTCCTCATCGCCCGCGGCCGCTCGAACGCGGAGATCGCCGCCGGGCTCGCCGTCTCCCCCTCGACCGTCAAGAACCACGTGACGAGCCTGTTCGCCAAGCTCGGCGTACGGGACCGCGCGCAGGCCGTCATCGTCGCCTACGAGGCGGGGCTCGTCCGCCCAGGAGAGTAG
- a CDS encoding sensor histidine kinase: MGRTVRRAVEFLRRPRVSDTALVIAVSLPAIPGLVTMIVQGDGGGTLEAAHYLAGAALLWPRRRRPILTATLVAGLDVTGFALHLVTIANLPTAIALYSVGRHTSGRVTAAAGLAFYAVYAVAGEIFWPGRGNWVGYLFAVGSAVGVGQLVRLRAELNERGRHEAADAAVREERRRIARELHDIVAHHITVITALVGGARATLPPEQEVTRNALKSAEQTAREAMTEMRLLLDVLRAGDVLRDGDLIGAGGTGPDAATGVGAERLPALVEEARSAGLATSLTVTGEPVPLPAPVDLAVYRIVQEALTNTRKHAAGARAGVRLAYEPEAVEVEVVDDGRATGSGTPGFGLGGMAERVALCGGRLSTGPHTGGGFRVHARIPLEKP; this comes from the coding sequence ATGGGGCGAACGGTCAGGAGAGCCGTGGAGTTCCTCCGCCGTCCCAGGGTCTCCGACACCGCCCTGGTGATCGCCGTCTCGCTCCCCGCGATCCCCGGGCTGGTCACCATGATCGTCCAGGGCGACGGCGGAGGCACGCTGGAAGCCGCCCACTACCTGGCGGGCGCGGCACTGCTGTGGCCGCGCCGGCGCCGGCCAATCCTCACCGCGACGCTGGTCGCGGGGCTGGACGTGACCGGCTTCGCCCTGCACCTCGTGACGATCGCGAACCTGCCCACGGCCATCGCGCTCTACAGCGTGGGCCGCCACACCTCCGGCCGCGTCACCGCCGCGGCCGGGCTCGCCTTCTACGCCGTCTACGCCGTGGCAGGGGAGATCTTCTGGCCAGGCCGGGGCAACTGGGTGGGCTACCTGTTCGCCGTGGGGTCGGCCGTGGGCGTCGGGCAGCTCGTCCGGCTGCGCGCGGAGCTCAACGAGCGCGGGCGGCACGAGGCAGCCGACGCCGCCGTGCGCGAGGAGCGGCGGCGCATCGCCAGGGAGCTGCACGACATCGTGGCGCACCACATCACCGTCATCACCGCCCTGGTCGGCGGCGCGCGGGCGACCCTCCCGCCCGAGCAGGAGGTCACCAGGAACGCGCTGAAGAGCGCCGAGCAGACCGCCCGCGAGGCGATGACGGAGATGCGCCTCCTGCTCGACGTGCTGAGGGCCGGCGACGTGCTCCGCGACGGCGACCTGATCGGGGCGGGCGGCACAGGGCCGGACGCCGCGACCGGCGTGGGCGCGGAACGGCTGCCCGCGCTCGTCGAGGAGGCCAGGTCGGCCGGGCTGGCCACCAGCCTCACCGTGACCGGCGAACCCGTCCCGCTGCCCGCGCCCGTCGACCTCGCCGTCTACCGCATCGTCCAGGAGGCGCTCACCAACACCCGCAAGCACGCGGCCGGGGCGCGGGCCGGGGTGCGGCTGGCGTACGAGCCTGAGGCCGTCGAGGTCGAGGTCGTGGACGACGGGCGCGCCACGGGCTCGGGCACGCCCGGCTTCGGCCTCGGCGGCATGGCCGAGCGGGTGGCGCTCTGCGGCGGGCGGCTCTCGACCGGCCCGCACACCGGAGGCGGCTTCCGCGTGCACGCCCGCATCCCCTTGGAGAAGCCGTGA
- a CDS encoding acetoin utilization protein AcuC: MSRSVRVIWDDALTSYDFGPTHPLAPVRVELTMALARGLGVLDRVELAGCDPAGDDELAMVHKRDYVEAVKRVSVSGAPDLGCGLGTMDNPAFKGVHEASALIAGASLAAARAIWEGAAEHAVNIAGGLHHAMPAMASGFCVYNDPALAIAWLLERGVGRIAYVDVDVHHGDGVQTVFYDDPRVLTISLHESPRTLFPGTGFPEETGAEGTAVNVALPAGCGDAGWLRAFHAVVPPLLHEFRPEVLVTQHGCDSHALDPLANLMLSVDGQRAAYAALHRLAHETTAGGRWIAVGGGGYELVQVVPRAWTHLLAEASGHPIDPATRTGEEWRRYVRERTGETPPLTMTDGRNPEFRDISAGYDPADPIDRAVIATRKAVFPLHGLDPMP; this comes from the coding sequence ATGAGCCGGTCGGTACGGGTGATCTGGGACGACGCTCTCACCTCCTACGACTTCGGCCCCACCCATCCACTCGCGCCCGTCAGGGTGGAGCTGACGATGGCGCTGGCCAGGGGCCTGGGCGTGCTCGACCGGGTCGAGCTGGCCGGCTGCGACCCCGCCGGTGACGACGAGCTGGCCATGGTCCACAAGCGCGACTACGTCGAGGCCGTCAAGCGGGTGTCCGTCTCCGGCGCGCCCGACCTCGGCTGCGGGCTCGGCACCATGGACAACCCGGCGTTCAAGGGCGTGCACGAGGCGTCGGCGCTGATCGCGGGCGCCTCGCTGGCGGCCGCCCGCGCGATCTGGGAGGGCGCGGCCGAGCACGCCGTCAACATCGCGGGCGGGCTCCACCACGCCATGCCCGCCATGGCCAGCGGCTTCTGCGTCTACAACGACCCGGCGCTCGCCATCGCCTGGCTGCTGGAGCGGGGGGTGGGCCGGATCGCGTACGTCGACGTCGACGTCCATCACGGCGACGGCGTCCAGACGGTCTTCTACGACGACCCCCGGGTGCTGACGATCAGCCTGCACGAGAGCCCGCGCACGCTGTTCCCCGGCACTGGCTTCCCCGAGGAGACCGGCGCCGAGGGCACGGCGGTCAACGTGGCGCTGCCGGCCGGCTGCGGCGACGCCGGCTGGCTGCGGGCCTTCCACGCGGTCGTGCCGCCGCTGCTGCACGAGTTCCGGCCCGAGGTGCTGGTGACCCAGCACGGCTGCGACAGCCACGCGCTCGACCCGCTCGCCAACCTCATGCTGAGCGTCGACGGCCAGCGCGCCGCCTACGCCGCCCTGCACCGCCTGGCCCACGAGACGACGGCGGGCGGGCGCTGGATCGCGGTCGGCGGCGGCGGTTACGAGCTGGTCCAGGTCGTCCCGAGGGCGTGGACGCACCTGCTGGCCGAGGCGTCCGGGCATCCGATCGACCCGGCCACGCGGACGGGCGAGGAGTGGCGCAGGTACGTGAGGGAGCGCACCGGCGAGACGCCCCCGTTGACCATGACCGACGGCCGAAACCCGGAATTTCGTGATATCTCGGCCGGTTATGACCCAGCGGACCCCATCGACCGTGCGGTCATCGCCACCCGCAAAGCGGTGTTCCCCCTGCACGGCCTCGACCCGATGCCGTGA
- a CDS encoding phosphatase gives MLSRDQLRDHLVRTRIAGDVATPRENNLDHYSSLANGDPYYALGLSFDHPWSYRDVLALMAKSAGVVADPGHRWGQDTIDPELTIDALDAMAERVAAVLARPEPRILFATGHPTGLLAVHLPLAALCERHGARLLTPGEGWTYAGSGFGRPRRIRYLQDVAMLDDRGNFVHTHDAAPMRHMLHELDGDLPDLVIADHGWAGAAGEAGVPTVAFADSNDPGLFVGEAEGKIDVVVPLDDNVLPRFYAPLTERLVTLVSSAL, from the coding sequence GTGCTGAGCCGCGACCAACTCCGCGATCACCTCGTACGCACCCGCATCGCCGGTGACGTCGCGACGCCACGGGAGAACAACCTCGACCACTACAGCTCGCTGGCCAACGGCGACCCCTACTACGCCCTCGGCCTGAGCTTCGACCACCCGTGGTCCTACCGCGACGTGCTCGCGCTCATGGCCAAGTCGGCGGGCGTGGTCGCCGACCCCGGGCACCGCTGGGGCCAGGACACCATCGACCCCGAGCTGACCATCGACGCCCTCGACGCCATGGCCGAGCGCGTCGCGGCCGTGCTCGCCAGGCCCGAGCCGCGGATCCTGTTCGCGACCGGCCACCCCACCGGCCTGCTGGCGGTCCACCTGCCGCTCGCGGCGCTATGCGAGCGGCACGGCGCGCGGCTGCTGACGCCCGGCGAGGGCTGGACGTACGCGGGCTCCGGCTTCGGCCGCCCGCGCCGCATCCGCTACCTCCAGGACGTCGCCATGCTCGACGACCGGGGCAACTTCGTGCACACCCACGACGCCGCGCCGATGCGGCACATGCTGCACGAGCTGGACGGCGACCTGCCCGACCTGGTGATCGCCGACCACGGCTGGGCGGGCGCGGCCGGCGAGGCGGGGGTGCCGACGGTGGCCTTCGCCGACAGCAACGACCCGGGCCTGTTCGTCGGCGAGGCGGAGGGGAAGATCGACGTCGTCGTGCCGTTGGACGACAATGTGCTACCCCGATTTTACGCTCCGCTCACCGAGCGATTGGTCACTCTGGTCTCATCAGCCCTCTGA
- a CDS encoding helix-turn-helix domain-containing protein → MGAGERPLSEVKFLTVAEVATVMRVSKMTVYRLVHSGELPAIRVGRSFRVPEQAVHDYLREAYIEAG, encoded by the coding sequence ATGGGTGCAGGCGAAAGACCTCTCAGCGAGGTGAAGTTCCTGACCGTGGCTGAAGTCGCGACGGTCATGAGGGTGTCCAAGATGACGGTGTACCGGCTCGTACACTCCGGCGAGCTCCCGGCCATCAGGGTAGGCCGGTCGTTCAGAGTGCCCGAGCAGGCGGTGCACGACTATCTGCGGGAGGCCTACATCGAGGCAGGTTGA
- a CDS encoding 30S ribosomal protein bS22 produces the protein MGSVIKKRRKRMAKKKHRKLLKKTRIQRRNKK, from the coding sequence GTGGGCTCTGTGATCAAGAAGCGCCGCAAGCGGATGGCCAAGAAGAAGCACCGCAAGCTGCTCAAGAAGACGCGCATCCAGCGGCGTAACAAGAAGTAA
- a CDS encoding NAD-dependent epimerase/dehydratase family protein, with the protein MTHTVLVTGVSRHIGARVSNVLAADPDIDRVIGVDTVPPPSLTRDGGVSLGRTEFVRVDLRSPDIAQVIAAADIDTVVHMSLVSAPSRGGGRAAMKEHNIIGTMQLLGACQRSATVRRVVVRSTTAVYGSSPRDPAVFTEDLEPHDGPSHGYAKDACEIEGYVRGFARRRPDVTVSLLRFANFMGPGVDSPLTRYFTQPVLPTVFGFDPRLQFVHEDDAVEVLRRMATEDHPGTFNVAGAGVLLLSQCVRRAGRLSMPLFSPAFEALGNAARRFGLVEYSPEQLKLMCHGRAVETSRLETELGWKPKFSTGAAFEDFLRSRGLHPIGGVPS; encoded by the coding sequence ATGACCCACACCGTGCTCGTCACCGGGGTCTCGCGCCACATCGGCGCCCGGGTGTCGAACGTTCTGGCCGCCGACCCGGACATCGACCGGGTCATCGGAGTGGACACCGTGCCGCCCCCCTCGCTGACGCGGGATGGCGGTGTCTCCCTGGGCCGGACCGAGTTCGTCCGGGTCGACCTGCGCAGCCCCGACATCGCGCAGGTGATCGCGGCCGCGGACATCGACACCGTTGTGCACATGAGCCTGGTCAGCGCTCCCTCGCGGGGCGGTGGCAGGGCAGCCATGAAAGAGCACAACATCATCGGCACCATGCAGCTGCTCGGCGCCTGCCAGCGGTCGGCGACCGTGCGGCGCGTGGTGGTCCGCTCCACCACCGCCGTCTACGGCTCGTCACCGCGGGACCCGGCGGTCTTCACCGAGGACCTGGAGCCGCACGACGGCCCCAGCCACGGCTACGCGAAGGACGCGTGCGAGATCGAGGGCTACGTGCGCGGCTTCGCGCGCCGCCGTCCCGACGTGACCGTGTCGCTGCTGCGCTTCGCCAACTTCATGGGGCCGGGTGTCGACTCGCCCTTGACGCGCTACTTCACCCAGCCGGTGCTGCCGACCGTGTTCGGCTTCGACCCGCGGCTGCAGTTCGTCCACGAGGACGACGCGGTCGAGGTGCTGCGCCGGATGGCGACGGAGGACCACCCCGGCACGTTCAACGTGGCCGGGGCGGGCGTGCTGCTGTTGTCGCAGTGCGTGCGCAGGGCGGGCCGGCTGTCGATGCCGCTGTTCTCGCCCGCGTTCGAGGCGCTCGGCAACGCCGCGCGCCGTTTCGGGCTGGTCGAGTACTCACCCGAGCAGCTCAAGCTCATGTGCCACGGCCGCGCGGTCGAGACCTCCCGGCTGGAAACCGAGCTCGGCTGGAAGCCGAAGTTCAGCACCGGGGCGGCCTTCGAGGACTTCCTGCGCTCGCGGGGCCTGCACCCGATCGGAGGTGTGCCCAGTTGA
- a CDS encoding lysophospholipid acyltransferase family protein, with amino-acid sequence MSVSHEHDDGRVIPITAAPSYEQADPDPLAELLAFLRRRLDGDYEVDEFGYDPELTDKVFLELVRPLYNHWFRVETVELHNVPEEGGALVVANHSGTLPVDALMLQVAMHDDVHRPLRLLGADLVYQLPLLSHLARKTGHTLACREDADRLLRKGELVGVFPEGFKGVGKPFSERYKLQRFGRGGFVASAIRAGVPILPTAIVGAEEIYPKIGDIRSLARLLGLPYVPITPFFPLLGPLGLVPLPSKWMIEFGEPIRTDHYEPEAADDPMLVFNVTDHVREVIQQMLNELRLRRGHAFPPFL; translated from the coding sequence TTGAGCGTCTCCCATGAGCACGACGACGGCCGGGTGATCCCGATCACCGCCGCGCCCTCCTACGAGCAGGCCGACCCCGACCCGCTCGCCGAGCTGCTGGCCTTCCTCCGGCGGCGGCTCGACGGCGACTACGAGGTCGACGAGTTCGGCTACGACCCCGAGCTGACCGACAAGGTCTTCCTGGAGCTCGTCCGGCCCCTCTACAACCACTGGTTCAGGGTCGAGACGGTCGAGCTGCACAACGTGCCCGAGGAGGGCGGCGCGCTGGTCGTCGCCAACCACTCGGGCACGCTGCCGGTCGACGCGCTCATGCTCCAGGTCGCCATGCACGACGACGTCCACCGGCCGCTGCGGCTGCTCGGCGCCGACCTCGTCTACCAGCTCCCGCTGCTCAGCCACCTGGCACGCAAGACCGGCCACACCCTCGCCTGCCGCGAGGACGCCGACCGGCTGCTGCGCAAGGGCGAGCTGGTCGGGGTGTTCCCCGAGGGCTTCAAGGGCGTCGGCAAGCCGTTCTCCGAGCGCTACAAGCTGCAGCGCTTCGGCCGCGGCGGCTTCGTCGCCTCGGCGATCCGCGCCGGGGTGCCCATCCTGCCCACGGCGATCGTCGGGGCTGAGGAGATCTACCCCAAGATCGGCGACATCAGGTCGCTGGCCCGGCTGCTCGGGCTCCCCTACGTGCCGATCACGCCGTTCTTCCCGCTGCTCGGGCCGCTCGGGCTGGTGCCGCTGCCGTCCAAGTGGATGATCGAGTTCGGCGAGCCGATCCGCACCGACCACTACGAGCCCGAGGCCGCCGACGACCCCATGCTCGTCTTCAACGTCACCGACCACGTGCGCGAGGTCATCCAGCAGATGCTCAACGAGCTGCGGCTGCGCCGCGGGCACGCCTTCCCGCCGTTCCTCTGA
- a CDS encoding RNA polymerase sigma factor: MILQPATRGADAELVNASWTEPEAFAELFDRYAGMLYRYVSKRLGPEPAEDLVGETFLVAFSRRRSYDLAYPDARPWLFGILTKLISRHHRSEAARYRALLRAPVEHATESPADRVAAGVSAQAVRGELAGALASLSAKDRDVLLLIAWGDLTYEEVAQALGIPVGTVRSRLNRGRRKVRAALGDTNPMAEEE, from the coding sequence ATGATCCTGCAACCCGCCACCCGAGGCGCGGACGCGGAGCTCGTGAACGCCTCATGGACCGAACCCGAGGCGTTCGCCGAGCTGTTCGACCGCTACGCCGGCATGCTCTACCGCTACGTCTCCAAACGGCTCGGTCCCGAGCCCGCGGAGGATCTCGTCGGCGAGACCTTCCTGGTCGCCTTCTCCCGCAGGAGGAGCTACGACCTGGCCTATCCGGACGCCCGCCCCTGGCTGTTCGGCATCCTCACCAAGCTCATCTCCCGGCACCACCGCAGCGAGGCCGCCCGCTACCGGGCGCTGCTGCGCGCCCCGGTCGAGCACGCGACCGAGTCGCCCGCCGACCGGGTGGCCGCCGGGGTCAGCGCCCAGGCGGTGCGCGGCGAGCTGGCCGGCGCCCTCGCGTCCCTGTCCGCCAAGGACCGCGACGTGCTGCTGCTCATCGCGTGGGGCGACCTGACGTACGAGGAGGTCGCGCAGGCGCTCGGCATCCCCGTCGGCACCGTGCGCTCCCGCCTCAACAGGGGCAGGCGGAAGGTACGGGCCGCGCTCGGCGACACCAACCCGATGGCGGAGGAGGAGTGA